AGGTTCAGCCATTGCTGGAACACGGTAAAGAATTGCCCCTGCATCAACAACTGGAATAGTAATAGGAAAACTGAAATCTGTATTAGCAATTTGAGCAAATATATCGTAGTGGTTTAAAAGATCTTCATTTACATCTTTAATCATGACTGCATCACAAGAAACTTCATAACCTCGATTTTTTAATTCTTCTTCCAATGCTGATTTAATTTGGTGACTAGAATTAACTCCTGCTCCGCATGCTGCTAAAATTTTAATCATAGTAGTTTACTCCTTTTATTTGAAATTTTTATTTAAATAATCATATATCGTTTTTGTATCACTCGATTCAAAGAAATTTAATAAATCAACTTTACTTTGAGAATTTATAAAATCCATAATTTTTGCTAATAGTTGAGATTGTTTATTTTTGTCATGATTCAAAATCATAAATAAAAAAGAAACTTTAATAGTATTATGAGGAGAAATCATATTTTGGAAATCAATGGGATGATTTAGTTTAACGGGAATAATTTTTGTCACATTTACAAACTCAGTTTCTGTATGAGGAATTGCAATGTTTGGATAATCAATATCGAGTAAAGACAAATCCATACCCGTAGGATAATTTTTTTCACGCTCTAGTACATGCTCTAAAAATTCGCTTTTAACGTCTCCATTCGCTTTTAATGCCCTTGCTAATTCTCTAAATACATCTTCTTTAGAACTTGCATTTGTAATAAAAACAGAGTTCTCAAAAATCAAATTTGTCATAAGAAACACCTCTTAGTTATTTAAATGTTCTGAATTGTTCGTTTATGTTCATTTAAATTATAAAACCGCTCACAAAAACCGTCAATAGTATAATTAGGAATGTAGAAAAGTTGCCTTTTTATTTATTAAACATATATTCCACCAAATATTTGCCGAAAAAAATACTCTATCACTTTATAGTAATAGAGTAGGTTCAAATATTTTATTTCCCCTTATTCAACGCAATCCGAATATGTTCTAAATGGTGATTTCCATGCCAAGCCATCTTAGAAATTAATGCCGCTAAAGTTACCATTCCGTCATCTGGATGGTGCATTTTTCGATGAAATGCTGTTTCTGACAGACTCTTTAATAACGTAGACCATCGTTTATGAAGCCCATTGATAAGGGCTAGCGAGTATTCTAAAGGAACATCTTGATCAGAAAGCTTTACCCATTCCTTTTCTTCAAAGGTGCAGACGTTCGGACAATGTTCTGTCAATATCAGCTTGGTACGTATATAGGCATGCATATGCGCATCTGCAATATGATGTATTAAAGTTTGAACGTCCCAACTATTTTCTCTGTAGGTGGCTTGTCTTTCGGCTTGAGACAGGTTGCTTGTCAATGTCGTTAATTTTTCAGGCAGTTTCTCTATATCTTTGATCCAATTTGCTAAGTCGTTCGTAGTAAAAACTTCTGGAAAAGTATATGAACCGATGGGATATTGATTTTTTAACATAGTATCTCCTTTATCAATCTTATTACATTGAGTATATCATT
Above is a genomic segment from Staphylococcus piscifermentans containing:
- a CDS encoding PTS sugar transporter subunit IIB, which produces MIKILAACGAGVNSSHQIKSALEEELKNRGYEVSCDAVMIKDVNEDLLNHYDIFAQIANTDFSFPITIPVVDAGAILYRVPAMAEPVYQAMEDAIKSLNK
- a CDS encoding PTS sugar transporter subunit IIA; the protein is MTNLIFENSVFITNASSKEDVFRELARALKANGDVKSEFLEHVLEREKNYPTGMDLSLLDIDYPNIAIPHTETEFVNVTKIIPVKLNHPIDFQNMISPHNTIKVSFLFMILNHDKNKQSQLLAKIMDFINSQSKVDLLNFFESSDTKTIYDYLNKNFK
- a CDS encoding YfiT family bacillithiol transferase, whose translation is MLKNQYPIGSYTFPEVFTTNDLANWIKDIEKLPEKLTTLTSNLSQAERQATYRENSWDVQTLIHHIADAHMHAYIRTKLILTEHCPNVCTFEEKEWVKLSDQDVPLEYSLALINGLHKRWSTLLKSLSETAFHRKMHHPDDGMVTLAALISKMAWHGNHHLEHIRIALNKGK